A window of candidate division KSB1 bacterium contains these coding sequences:
- a CDS encoding DMT family transporter, whose product MSWLILALGSAVMSAVGDTLCKKAAQSADSWTVTWVRFGYASIFLLPLLPFIDLPRWDAVFALTVAVLIPLELTAASLSMRALQLSPLSLTVPYLAFTPLFLLVVPTVLLGEKISARGAAGVVCIVLGAYWLNLQNNAAASQGHDRGSRRKSLLSPLQALAREKGSRLMLLVAALYSVTSTLGKVAVQHSSPFFFAVFYYPLASLVMLPLTAAHARRGWRFAGGQVGLFLLIGLAVAATVVCHYLALSRVEVAYMISVKRTSMIFATLLGWWFFHEENILQRLWGCSVMLAGVILIVSA is encoded by the coding sequence TCGGCGGTGATGAGCGCAGTGGGCGACACACTCTGCAAGAAGGCGGCCCAGTCCGCCGACAGTTGGACGGTGACCTGGGTGCGCTTCGGCTATGCCTCAATTTTTCTCCTGCCCCTGCTGCCGTTCATCGACCTTCCGCGGTGGGATGCGGTCTTTGCTCTCACCGTGGCGGTGCTCATCCCGCTGGAGTTGACAGCGGCCTCCTTGAGTATGCGTGCACTGCAGCTCTCGCCGCTTTCTCTCACCGTGCCTTATCTCGCCTTTACACCGCTGTTTCTGCTGGTGGTGCCGACAGTGTTGTTGGGCGAGAAGATCAGTGCGCGCGGCGCGGCCGGGGTGGTTTGCATTGTGTTGGGCGCTTATTGGCTCAATCTTCAAAACAATGCCGCTGCTTCACAGGGGCATGATCGCGGGAGCAGGCGCAAAAGCCTGCTGTCCCCGCTGCAGGCCCTGGCACGCGAAAAAGGCTCCCGCCTGATGTTGCTTGTCGCCGCGCTTTACAGTGTCACTTCCACGCTCGGCAAAGTGGCGGTGCAACATTCCAGCCCTTTTTTCTTCGCGGTTTTTTACTATCCCCTTGCCAGCCTGGTGATGCTGCCGCTCACGGCCGCACACGCGCGCCGGGGATGGCGATTTGCCGGCGGTCAGGTTGGCCTGTTCCTGCTGATCGGGCTGGCGGTCGCGGCCACGGTTGTGTGCCATTATCTGGCGCTCAGCCGCGTGGAAGTCGCCTACATGATTTCCGTCAAGCGCACCAGCATGATCTTCGCCACCCTGCTGGGCTGGTGGTTTTTTCATGAAGAAAACATTTTGCAGCGGCTGTGGGGTTGCAGCGTGATGCTCGCCGGAGTGATTTTGATCGTGTCCGCGTGA
- a CDS encoding tetratricopeptide repeat protein → MRALERFLAVWLITSATALVQAQPQNREALQWFSSGIMAAEPDKKIAAYQRAIELDPTYVEALYNLGMVYKAQQQYEQAAQYLTRAYQARPGKTQEALRLQILFELAATQMKLGQSREAEEGLRNAKSLAKDRTLASLISFELGRFLYQQHRYAEALAELRAGMSLDPENRLKFANLIVAVERAQQLQALYDQAQQARQAGNLAEAQAKLAEIIAADAGFRDAQEQYLSLQAKQKSDTDKAAFNALYEEARKLESAGKLELALALYEKLVNQAVVFKDVRTRLQALQQQLAERRTRETLESQYTAGLAALKARDWARAIIIFEKILQTDAEFRQARQKLREAQSNLERENSETVLARFYTEGLTAMKQGDIRAALVAFEKVHKINQDYRDVASLLAEAEEMLANSPAPRTPRTAGTGQDSLYRAAQAAIQGENWALAVKLLEQLQAASPEDPGLVDLLAQARVNLQMSTPPVQAGAQHAEPPVLLISSALMALLLLPVIGFVALSPMLRARMALMRGDYDRAARIYEKILQQQPGRLKLYPALANIYLLTGRRDEQALKVYKTILQLNLITSNRDEITAAVAQSYLSQGRMDADAIKVFEDMLQAEYRKSELLTRSQPGRS, encoded by the coding sequence ATGCGAGCACTCGAGCGCTTCCTTGCAGTCTGGCTCATCACGAGCGCGACTGCCCTCGTGCAGGCGCAGCCGCAAAACCGTGAGGCGCTGCAATGGTTCAGCAGCGGCATCATGGCGGCTGAACCGGACAAGAAAATCGCAGCCTATCAGCGCGCCATCGAGTTGGATCCGACTTATGTCGAGGCGCTGTACAATCTCGGCATGGTCTACAAAGCGCAGCAGCAATATGAGCAGGCGGCGCAATATCTCACCCGCGCCTATCAGGCCCGACCCGGCAAGACCCAGGAGGCGCTGCGCCTGCAGATTTTGTTTGAACTGGCTGCGACGCAAATGAAACTCGGCCAGTCGCGCGAAGCCGAGGAGGGACTGCGCAATGCCAAAAGCCTGGCCAAAGACCGGACGCTGGCGAGCCTGATTTCGTTTGAGCTGGGCCGCTTTCTCTACCAACAGCATCGTTACGCCGAGGCGCTCGCCGAATTGCGCGCCGGTATGTCGCTGGATCCGGAAAACCGTCTCAAATTTGCCAACCTGATTGTGGCCGTGGAAAGGGCGCAGCAGCTTCAGGCGCTTTATGACCAGGCGCAACAAGCGCGGCAGGCTGGCAACCTTGCCGAAGCACAGGCGAAATTGGCGGAAATCATCGCCGCCGACGCCGGTTTCAGGGATGCGCAGGAACAATACCTCAGCCTGCAGGCCAAACAGAAGTCTGACACCGACAAGGCGGCCTTCAATGCGCTTTATGAAGAGGCCCGCAAACTGGAAAGCGCGGGAAAGCTCGAACTGGCGCTGGCTCTCTACGAAAAACTCGTGAACCAGGCCGTTGTCTTCAAAGATGTCCGCACCCGGTTGCAAGCCTTGCAGCAGCAGCTCGCCGAGCGTCGCACCCGGGAGACGCTGGAATCACAATATACTGCCGGACTAGCGGCACTCAAAGCCCGCGACTGGGCACGCGCCATCATCATTTTCGAAAAAATCCTGCAAACCGATGCCGAATTTCGGCAGGCGCGCCAGAAACTCCGGGAGGCGCAAAGCAATCTGGAGCGCGAAAATTCCGAAACCGTGCTCGCCCGCTTCTATACCGAAGGCTTGACGGCCATGAAACAAGGTGACATCCGAGCGGCGCTGGTCGCCTTCGAGAAAGTCCACAAGATCAATCAAGATTACCGCGATGTTGCCAGTCTGTTGGCAGAGGCCGAGGAGATGCTGGCGAATTCCCCCGCGCCGCGCACCCCGCGAACCGCAGGCACGGGACAGGATTCGCTCTATCGCGCGGCCCAGGCTGCGATCCAGGGGGAGAACTGGGCCCTGGCGGTGAAGCTGCTGGAGCAATTGCAAGCCGCCTCGCCCGAGGACCCCGGCCTGGTTGATCTGTTGGCGCAGGCACGTGTCAACCTGCAAATGAGCACGCCGCCGGTGCAGGCCGGCGCACAGCATGCCGAACCCCCGGTGTTGCTGATCAGCAGTGCGCTGATGGCGTTGCTGTTGCTGCCGGTGATCGGCTTTGTCGCGCTCTCCCCCATGCTGCGGGCGCGGATGGCATTGATGCGTGGTGACTATGATCGCGCCGCCCGGATTTACGAGAAAATACTGCAACAGCAACCCGGCCGCTTGAAGCTCTATCCCGCGCTGGCCAACATCTATTTGCTCACCGGCCGGCGCGACGAGCAGGCGCTCAAGGTGTATAAAACCATCCTGCAGCTCAACCTGATTACCTCGAATCGCGACGAGATCACGGCGGCTGTCGCGCAATCCTACCTCTCACAAGGCCGGATGGATGCCGACGCCATCAAGGTCTTTGAAGACATGTTGCAAGCGGAATATCGCAAGTCCGAGTTGCTGACACGTTCCCAACCCGGCAGATCCTGA
- a CDS encoding tetratricopeptide repeat protein, translating to MRLTLARCGILYALCWLLLPLAAAAQSHNEEANKWFKSGLRQKNADLAMAAYQRALELDPEFQEALYNLALLHRKRKAYAQARELLERARSLNAGSNKADLRFKIVYELAALNQRLDDLEAAEEALRQAFELAPEARLRTQVSLDLGRLLYQGGRYREALTELQQGRQHATGNQAEFDKLIPVVEEAVRLFNLYQQAAKERAHGNFEEALALLRQIEAEKPGFMNVGREIASLGASLETAAREEVFHRLYLQAQSYEADDRLELAIATYENLLQSAPGYKDAETRLQRVRRRLQDKQRLLNVRPWLARLQADSGRAVLEARARRYYLDGRRALASGNYTRALVAFEKARELNPYDSEVDTLLARVRSHLLPAATVLPFEMVDVPAVIDSTVGDSAAPTAAPPPAPAAEVMAVTIEPAISRLHDEDTSLYSQIEFAEEEQEAVVAAGLNWGMILLVAAIITALVVLPFSGVFPYSDQVRAQAFLLLRDFNRAASIYEKLLEQNPRATGLYSRLAEIYLRAGRTDGNALKVYESVLQMSLPTPNWDRISSIVAQSRQQRARATTPGSAAGRSRN from the coding sequence ATGAGACTGACCCTGGCCCGCTGCGGCATATTGTACGCACTGTGTTGGTTGTTGCTGCCGCTGGCTGCCGCGGCCCAATCCCACAACGAAGAGGCCAACAAATGGTTCAAATCCGGCCTGCGGCAGAAAAACGCGGATCTTGCCATGGCCGCCTATCAGCGCGCCCTGGAGCTGGATCCGGAGTTTCAGGAAGCCCTTTATAATCTCGCGCTGTTGCATCGCAAACGCAAGGCCTATGCCCAGGCGCGCGAGCTGCTCGAACGCGCCCGCTCGCTGAACGCCGGATCCAACAAGGCAGACTTGCGCTTCAAAATCGTCTATGAGTTGGCAGCGCTCAACCAGCGGCTGGATGATTTGGAGGCCGCCGAGGAGGCGCTGCGCCAGGCGTTTGAGCTTGCGCCCGAAGCCAGACTGCGCACCCAGGTGTCACTGGATCTCGGCCGGCTGCTTTATCAAGGTGGCCGCTATCGGGAAGCGTTGACCGAACTGCAGCAGGGCCGCCAGCACGCCACCGGCAACCAGGCGGAATTCGACAAGCTGATCCCCGTCGTGGAAGAAGCCGTGCGGCTTTTCAATCTCTATCAACAAGCCGCCAAAGAACGGGCGCATGGCAACTTCGAGGAGGCGCTAGCCTTGCTCCGGCAAATCGAGGCGGAAAAGCCCGGCTTCATGAATGTTGGCCGTGAAATTGCCTCCCTGGGTGCGAGCTTGGAAACCGCCGCGCGTGAAGAGGTTTTCCACCGGCTTTATTTGCAGGCGCAAAGCTACGAAGCCGACGACCGCCTCGAGCTTGCAATTGCCACCTATGAAAACCTGCTGCAATCCGCCCCCGGATACAAGGATGCCGAAACCCGGCTGCAACGGGTACGCCGGCGCTTGCAGGACAAACAGCGCCTGTTGAATGTGCGGCCCTGGCTGGCCCGTCTGCAGGCGGACAGCGGCCGCGCTGTGCTTGAAGCGCGCGCCCGGCGATACTATCTCGATGGCCGCCGTGCCCTGGCAAGCGGCAACTACACCCGCGCCCTGGTGGCTTTCGAGAAAGCCCGCGAGCTCAACCCCTACGACAGCGAAGTTGACACCCTGCTTGCCCGAGTGCGCAGCCATCTGTTGCCGGCTGCCACGGTGTTGCCGTTCGAAATGGTGGATGTGCCGGCCGTGATCGACAGCACCGTCGGTGATTCTGCCGCTCCGACAGCGGCTCCCCCTCCCGCCCCGGCGGCGGAGGTCATGGCCGTGACCATCGAACCGGCAATTTCGCGACTTCACGACGAGGATACCAGCTTGTATTCCCAGATCGAATTTGCCGAGGAGGAACAAGAAGCAGTGGTGGCCGCCGGGCTCAATTGGGGCATGATTCTGCTGGTTGCCGCCATTATCACGGCATTGGTGGTGTTGCCCTTCAGCGGTGTCTTTCCATACTCCGACCAGGTGCGGGCGCAAGCCTTTCTCCTGCTGCGCGATTTCAATCGTGCCGCTTCGATTTATGAGAAGCTGTTGGAGCAAAATCCCAGGGCGACGGGGTTGTATTCCCGCCTGGCCGAGATTTATCTGCGCGCCGGCCGCACCGATGGCAATGCCCTCAAAGTTTATGAGAGTGTCCTGCAGATGAGTCTGCCGACACCCAACTGGGATCGCATCTCCTCGATTGTGGCGCAGAGCAGACAACAGCGTGCGCGTGCGACCACACCGGGCTCTGCCGCCGGCCGCAGTCGAAACTAA
- a CDS encoding tetratricopeptide repeat protein, with amino-acid sequence MQARSRSLPLTAVLLGLSAALGFAQVRDPEAVRWYNAGVAEKDAAKAIAAYQSAVARDSTFVEALFALGLAYNNQRDFVSAHRYLSQAIRHLSPNAKNSLRVKIYHELANAYFGKGELSASEEALRQALALAKDSKLKTSITFKLARLLCQQNRLLEALAELKARRQEDLKNKDSFDSFIALIEKEIAAAQAPQPAQAESTSLLAATRPVNTEPGADSQRTALPGVTPKAPLSAAETAKQSPEELYQQALALEAEDNLEMAQAAYEALLQRAPNFKDARLRLQGTQRRLLEKQIALEVEQKYTEGLAALRASDWLGAIAAFERVLELKPDYGEVSQQLAEARRRLDQENTEEVLARYYGEGLSAMRRGDLGRCLVAFEKVRRLDPNYREVAELLAQVESEIQNQRLAGMMPVPAPGTATRVDSLYDTALRFMQQNEWKQAVVTLEKLRILAPNHAEINRLLAQARLNLSFLEAEMASVDARNDTSRVLTTAGMLVAIILVPMLSFLILSPSARARLHLLLGDFPRAARLYERLLAQKPSRVHLYPVLANIYLLAGRRDENAMKIYKTVLQLDLPLQNREQINAMFTQHYLANGRSDSETIKALESALQVELNRKSARREA; translated from the coding sequence ATGCAAGCCAGGTCCCGTTCTCTCCCCCTCACTGCTGTCTTGCTGGGCTTGTCCGCCGCGCTTGGATTTGCCCAGGTCAGAGACCCGGAAGCCGTGCGCTGGTACAATGCCGGCGTCGCGGAAAAAGATGCCGCCAAGGCCATCGCCGCGTACCAATCGGCGGTTGCCCGCGACTCCACCTTCGTGGAGGCACTGTTTGCGCTCGGCCTCGCCTACAACAACCAAAGGGACTTCGTCTCCGCGCACCGTTATCTCAGCCAGGCCATCCGGCACCTGTCGCCCAACGCAAAAAACTCCCTGCGGGTTAAAATCTACCATGAGCTCGCCAATGCCTATTTTGGCAAGGGCGAGTTGAGCGCGAGTGAAGAGGCGCTGCGCCAGGCTCTGGCACTCGCCAAGGATAGCAAGCTCAAAACCAGCATCACCTTCAAGCTGGCGCGCTTGCTCTGCCAGCAAAACCGGCTGCTGGAGGCGCTTGCCGAACTGAAGGCCAGGCGGCAGGAGGATTTGAAAAACAAGGACAGCTTCGACAGTTTCATCGCGCTGATTGAAAAAGAAATCGCAGCGGCGCAAGCCCCGCAGCCCGCCCAGGCGGAAAGCACGAGCCTGCTGGCAGCGACGCGGCCCGTCAACACCGAACCGGGGGCGGATTCGCAGCGCACCGCCCTGCCTGGTGTCACGCCCAAGGCGCCTCTCTCCGCGGCAGAAACGGCAAAGCAATCTCCGGAAGAGCTCTATCAGCAAGCCCTCGCGCTGGAAGCGGAGGACAATTTGGAAATGGCGCAGGCCGCCTATGAGGCGCTGTTGCAGCGCGCGCCGAACTTCAAGGACGCGCGGCTGCGGTTGCAAGGCACGCAGCGCCGGCTGCTGGAAAAGCAAATTGCCCTGGAAGTCGAGCAAAAATACACCGAGGGCCTCGCCGCTCTGCGGGCCAGTGACTGGCTGGGCGCCATTGCCGCGTTTGAGCGCGTGCTCGAGCTCAAGCCTGATTACGGCGAAGTCAGCCAGCAACTCGCCGAGGCGCGGCGCCGTTTGGATCAGGAAAACACGGAGGAGGTGCTCGCCCGTTATTATGGTGAAGGCTTGAGCGCGATGCGCCGCGGCGATCTCGGCCGCTGTTTGGTGGCGTTCGAAAAAGTCCGGCGCCTGGACCCCAACTATCGTGAAGTCGCCGAACTGCTCGCACAGGTGGAAAGTGAGATTCAAAACCAGCGGCTGGCAGGCATGATGCCGGTACCCGCGCCGGGCACTGCGACCAGGGTGGATTCCCTTTATGACACCGCGCTGCGTTTCATGCAGCAAAACGAGTGGAAGCAGGCGGTCGTGACGCTGGAGAAACTGCGCATTCTCGCGCCCAACCACGCGGAGATCAACCGCTTGCTGGCACAAGCCCGCCTGAATCTCAGCTTCCTGGAGGCGGAAATGGCAAGCGTGGACGCGCGCAATGACACCAGCCGGGTGCTGACCACCGCCGGCATGCTGGTCGCAATCATTTTGGTGCCGATGTTGTCTTTTTTGATCCTTTCACCGTCTGCGCGCGCCCGGTTGCATCTGCTGTTGGGAGACTTCCCCCGTGCCGCACGGCTTTATGAACGTCTGCTGGCGCAAAAACCCAGCCGCGTCCATCTCTATCCCGTGCTGGCAAACATTTATCTGCTGGCAGGTCGCCGCGATGAAAATGCCATGAAGATCTACAAAACCGTCTTGCAGCTCGATCTGCCGCTGCAGAACCGCGAGCAGATCAATGCCATGTTCACGCAGCACTATCTGGCGAACGGTCGCAGCGACAGCGAGACCATCAAGGCATTGGAAAGCGCCCTTCAAGTGGAACTCAACCGCAAGAGTGCCCGGCGCGAAGCGTGA
- a CDS encoding alkane 1-monooxygenase, protein MKPWPYLLAYLMPLSAVVGHYCGGVFHFLTPLLAFGIIPLLDLLVGVEGNRLPPAELEKLAEKMSFRLITFFYVPVQVGLVIWGAHVTTHAALTALEWLGLVLSVGIVTGGIGITVAHELFHKKNALEKTLGHVLLLTVSYMHFALEHLIGHHVNVATPRDPATARYGESLYAFYPRTVINSWRSAWRFEQRRLQRAGLPLVSRHNRMLWFAALPVLFALLLGGILGWQAIPYFLAQSVVAFSLLEIVNYLEHYGLRRRELAPGRYERVNLTHAWNADQRLTNYFLFKLQRHADHHVHPQRRYQTLRHFAESPQLPTGYAGMMLLALVPPLWRAVMHPRLAAFQQQYPANT, encoded by the coding sequence ATGAAACCGTGGCCTTATTTGCTGGCTTACCTCATGCCACTCAGTGCCGTGGTGGGACATTATTGCGGAGGTGTTTTTCATTTTTTAACACCGCTGCTTGCCTTCGGCATCATTCCATTGCTCGATCTGTTGGTCGGTGTGGAGGGTAACCGCCTGCCGCCGGCCGAGCTGGAAAAACTGGCGGAAAAAATGAGCTTTCGGCTGATCACCTTTTTTTATGTTCCCGTGCAGGTGGGGCTGGTGATTTGGGGAGCGCATGTCACCACGCACGCGGCGCTGACGGCGCTGGAGTGGCTCGGGCTGGTGTTATCGGTTGGCATAGTCACCGGCGGCATCGGCATCACGGTGGCGCACGAGCTGTTCCACAAAAAGAATGCTCTCGAAAAAACGCTGGGGCATGTGCTGTTATTGACGGTCAGCTACATGCATTTTGCACTCGAGCATCTCATTGGCCATCATGTGAACGTGGCCACGCCGCGCGATCCCGCCACCGCACGCTATGGCGAGTCCCTGTATGCCTTCTATCCGCGCACGGTGATCAACAGTTGGCGCAGTGCCTGGCGCTTCGAGCAGCGGCGGCTGCAGCGCGCAGGATTGCCGCTCGTGAGCCGGCACAACCGCATGCTCTGGTTTGCCGCGTTGCCGGTGTTGTTTGCCCTGCTGTTGGGTGGCATCCTGGGCTGGCAGGCAATCCCCTACTTCCTTGCCCAGAGTGTGGTGGCATTCTCCCTGCTGGAGATCGTCAACTACCTCGAACACTACGGCCTGCGGCGCCGCGAACTCGCGCCCGGCCGCTATGAGCGGGTCAATCTGACGCACGCCTGGAATGCGGATCAGCGCCTGACCAACTATTTTCTGTTCAAGCTGCAGCGTCATGCCGATCATCATGTTCATCCGCAGCGGCGCTACCAAACGTTGCGCCATTTCGCGGAAAGCCCGCAACTGCCGACCGGCTATGCCGGCATGATGTTGCTGGCGCTGGTGCCGCCACTGTGGCGTGCAGTCATGCATCCCCGGCTGGCGGCGTTTCAGCAGCAGTATCCCGCCAATACCTGA
- a CDS encoding sugar transferase, with protein MRQELGIRCLDVLVASIALLLALPLLAVVAMVVKISSPGPVFCRQIYAGVDRRRRQRRIMNLPLTTDRRQPEKRKKDLFGKPFTVYRFRTTSHDPKLEELAALPFARDLHVTAVGRRLRAWRLDELPVLWNVVRGEMSLVGPRPETPGLISKRVDAHRDYRKRQQVKPGLTGLAQLYVSSGSHPADAAHLVDFDLYYVKHRDWRLYLHILAMSVSRMVRRGRNESSARLARLLRHGQPCESEHLLTDGQN; from the coding sequence GTGAGGCAGGAGCTTGGTATTCGCTGTCTCGACGTTCTCGTTGCGAGCATTGCTTTGCTGCTCGCCCTGCCACTGCTGGCAGTGGTGGCCATGGTCGTCAAAATCAGCTCGCCCGGGCCGGTTTTCTGCCGGCAGATTTACGCCGGCGTGGACCGGCGCCGGCGTCAGCGACGCATCATGAATCTGCCGCTCACAACTGACCGCCGACAGCCGGAGAAAAGGAAAAAGGATCTCTTCGGCAAACCGTTCACGGTCTATCGCTTCCGCACCACGTCCCATGACCCGAAGCTGGAGGAGCTGGCAGCCCTGCCCTTTGCCAGGGATTTACACGTCACCGCCGTTGGAAGGCGGCTGCGCGCCTGGCGGCTGGACGAACTTCCTGTTTTGTGGAATGTCGTGCGGGGCGAAATGAGTTTGGTGGGACCGCGTCCGGAAACACCGGGCTTGATCAGCAAGCGTGTTGATGCGCACCGTGACTATCGCAAACGGCAACAGGTGAAACCGGGACTCACCGGCCTGGCGCAATTGTACGTCAGCTCGGGCTCCCACCCTGCGGATGCGGCACACTTGGTTGACTTCGATCTGTATTATGTCAAGCACCGCGACTGGCGGCTCTATTTGCACATTCTGGCCATGTCGGTCAGCCGGATGGTGCGCCGCGGCAGAAATGAGAGTTCGGCGCGGCTGGCGCGGCTGCTTCGTCATGGCCAGCCATGCGAGTCAGAGCACCTCTTGACGGATGGACAAAACTGA
- a CDS encoding tetratricopeptide repeat protein yields the protein MSTVSPFAGNPLGRVLSLLLILCAAAAAQHHNAEQQDSLTRPDSQSQDDYNAIIVPSSWADSLYLEAQIAIAKQDWIHAVITLEKLQLVRPNYLNAAEQLIQARANLNTVELSRVGQFSTGAGRMMAYLLPLLSVGIILFIAALPTSRARFELMRGNISAAARIYEKMLKRSPHRLRLYSSLADIYLMQERRDDQALQLYKTILQLNPGFKHSQRIVEILTEHYLARGQSDDEAIQWLEQTLAREKRKLLASQTGDKNQAGEAGTAADT from the coding sequence ATGTCAACGGTCTCGCCTTTTGCAGGGAATCCTCTTGGCCGTGTGCTGAGCCTGCTGCTCATCCTGTGCGCCGCGGCTGCCGCACAACACCACAACGCCGAACAGCAGGACAGCCTTACCCGGCCCGACTCCCAGTCGCAGGACGATTACAATGCCATCATCGTGCCGTCGTCGTGGGCGGATTCACTCTACCTCGAAGCACAGATAGCCATCGCCAAACAGGACTGGATTCACGCCGTCATCACGCTGGAGAAGCTGCAACTGGTGCGGCCCAACTATCTCAATGCCGCAGAGCAACTGATACAAGCCCGCGCCAACCTCAACACCGTCGAACTGTCACGGGTGGGGCAATTCTCCACCGGAGCCGGCCGGATGATGGCCTATCTGCTCCCGCTGCTGAGCGTGGGCATCATTTTATTCATTGCCGCCCTCCCCACTTCGCGCGCGCGTTTTGAGCTCATGCGCGGCAATATCTCGGCAGCCGCACGCATCTATGAAAAAATGTTGAAACGCTCGCCCCACCGCCTGCGGCTGTACAGCTCGCTCGCCGATATTTATCTCATGCAGGAAAGAAGGGACGACCAGGCCCTGCAGCTCTACAAGACCATCCTGCAACTGAATCCCGGCTTCAAGCACAGCCAGCGTATTGTCGAGATTCTCACCGAACACTATCTGGCGCGCGGCCAGTCCGATGATGAGGCGATTCAATGGCTGGAGCAAACCCTGGCGCGGGAAAAGCGCAAACTGCTTGCCTCGCAGACAGGGGACAAAAACCAGGCCGGAGAGGCCGGGACGGCGGCGGATACCTAG